In the genome of Microbacterium paraoxydans, the window GCTGCTGCATCATGAGCTCGACTTCTGGTGGGAGCTCGCTCTCCTCATCGTGATCATGCTGCTCGGGCACTGGATCGAGATGCGGTCGCTGGCGCAGACCACCTCCGCCCTCGACTCGCTGGCCGCGCTGCTGCCGGACGAGGCCGAGCGCGTCGAGGGCGATCAGGTCGTGCGGGTGGCCCCGTCGGACCTCCGCGTGGGCGATGTCGTGGTGGTGCGCCCCGGCGGGAGCATCCCTGCCGACGGGCGGATCGTCGACGGCCGCGCCTCGATGGACGAGTCCATGGTGACGGGGGAGTCCCGCACCGTCACACGGACGACCGGCGACGCGGTGACCGCGGGGACCGTCGCCACCGACTCCGGCCTCCGCGTGGAGATCACCGCGACCGGAGACGACACGACGCTCGCGGGCATCCAGCGGCTCGTGACGGAAGCGCAGAACTCCTCGTCCCGCGCACAGCGTCTGGCCGATACGGCCGCCGGCTGGCTGTTCTGGTTCGCGCTCGGTGCTGCCGCGATCACCGCGGTGGTGTGGAGCGCGGTCGGCCTGCCGGACGACGCCGTCATCCGCACGATCACCGTGCTCGTGATCGCCTGCCCGCACGCGCTGGGCCTGGCCATCCCGCTCGTCGTGTCGATCGCGACCGAGCGCGCGGCCCGTGGCGGCGTGCTCGTGAAGGACCGGCTGGCCCTGGAGAGCATGCGCACCGTCGACACCGTGCTGTTCGACAAGACCGGCACGCTGACCAAGGGCGAGCCCGTCGTCTCCGAGGTGTCGGTGGCCGGTGCGGAGACCGCGGAGGAGGTGCTGGCGCTCGCCGCGGCCGCCGAGGCCGACAGCGAGCATCCGCTGGCGAAGGCCATCGTCCGGGCCGCTCGCGACAAGGAGCTCCGCGTGCCGGCGAGCCGCGACTTCTCGTCCTCGCCGGCGGTGGGGGTGACCGCGACGGTGGACGGCGCCGTGATCCGCGTCGGCGGCCCGCACCTGCTCACGGAGGAGGATGCCCACGAGCTCCCCGTCGCGGAAGGGTGGCGTGCGGACGGCGCGATCATCCTGCACGTGTTGCGGGACGGCCGCGTCATCGGGGCGCTCAAGCTCGCGGACGAGGTGCGTCCGGAGTCGCGGGATGCGGTCGATGCGCTGCACGCGCTCGGCGTCCAGGTCGTGATGATCACCGGCGACGCGGAAGCCGTCGCGCACACCGTCGCGGCCGACCTCGGCATCGACCGTGTGTTCGCGGGCGTCCGGCCGGAGGACAAGGCCGCGAAGGTGCAGGAGCTGCAGCATGAGGGCCGCAGGGTCGCGATGGTGGGCGACGGCGTGAACGACGCCCCCGCGCTCGCTCAGGCCGACGTGGGCCTGGCGATCGGCGCCGGAACGGACGTGGCCATCGCCTCCGCCGGGGTGATCCTCGCCGGAGACGACCCGCGCTCCGTGTTGTCGGTGATCGAGCTCTCCCGCGCCTCGTATCGCAAGATGACGCAGAACCTCTGGTGGGCGGCAGGGTACAACCTGCTTTCCGTCCCGCTGGCCGCGGGTGTGCTCGCTCCGATCGGCTTCGTGCTGCCGATGTCGGTCGGCGCGGTGCTCATGTCGCTGTCGACGATCGTGGTGGCGCTCAACGCGCAGCTGCTCCGGCGGCTCGATCTCCGTCCGGAGGTCGTCACCGCGGGCATCCTGCAGCGCTGAGCGCCACCACGCCGCCGTCTCGGTCCCGGCTCAGTGCCGACGGCCGAGACGGCGGAGAGCGCGGACGCTCAGGACCACCGTCAGCACCCAGGGTCCCACGACGATGATCGGGTCGAGCCACGTGTGCCGGAGATCGATCCGTCCCCGTCCGAACCGCGACGCGAGCGGACGATGCTGCGGTTCCGCGAGGACACCGGTCTGCGTGATGGGGTCGTCCGGTCGCCGGGTGAGCAGGGAGCGCGCGTGCGCCGTCACCGCATCGACCCGGTCGCCCAGCACGAGCAGCAGCCAGCGGGTGTTCTTCGTCTCGCTGAACCGGTCGTAGGCCACGCGCCGGATGGCGCCGGACAGGCCGTGCAGCGGCTGGGCGGTGCCCCAGACGGGCGGCAGCATCCCGTGCTCGATGGAGCGCTCGCGGCCGCGGTCGGGGCCCTGACGCTCGGGGAGGTCCCAATGCGCGCCGGTGTCGCCGACATCCTCCAGCTGCTGCCAGGTGCGGCGGTGCTCGGGGGCGAGGTCGGCGCCCCAGCCCGGGATCCGGGCACGCAGCTCCTCGGGGGTCGGTGCGGGGATGGGTCGAGATCCTTCGTACGGCATGGTCATTCCTCTCCGACGACGATGAGCGGCTTGATGCAGTCGTCGAGCTTGGACGAGAACACGTGGTAGGCCTCCGCGATGTGCTCCAGCGGGAAGCGATGCGTCAGCAGCTCGGAGGGACGGATGTGCCCCGCCTGGATGTGTTCGAGCAGTCGAGGCCACTGCCTCTTCACGGGAGCCTGGTTGCCGCGCACCGTGAGTCCCTTGTTCATGATGTCGCCGAGGCGCACCGAGGTCACCAGAGGACCGTACGCGCCGAGGATGGACACGGTGCCGCCCTTGCGCGCGCTGTCGATGGCCCAGTTCACCGCGACGGGGGAACCGCCCTGCAGCTTGAGCTTCGCGGCGGTCACATGCTGGACGACGCTGCCGTCCGCCTCCGCGCCGACCGCGTCGATCACCACGTCCGCGCCGAGGTAGCCGGTCGCCTTCTTCAGGGCGAGCACGATGTCACCGGCTTCGTGGAGGTGCATCGTCTCGGCGAAGGCGAAGTCCCGCGCCTTCTCGAGCCGGTAGTCGAGGTGGTCGACGACGATGACCCGTCCTGCGCCGAGGAACCAGGCCGAGCGGGCGGCGGCCAGGCCGACGGGACCGGCGCCGAACACGACCACCGTGTCCCCTTCGGCGATGTCGGCCTGCTGCGCGCCGAAGTAGCCGGTGGAGAACGCGTCGGTGAGCAGCAGCGCGTCTTCGGAGGCGAGCCACTCCGGGATCACCGACGGGCCGACATCCGCGAACGGCACACGCACGCGCTCCGCCTGCCCGCCGTCGTACCCGCCTGTCGTGTGCGAGTAGCCGTAGATCCCCCCGACCGCGGTCGCGTTGGGGTTCACGTTGTGGCAGTTCGAGAAGAGGCCTCGGCGGCAGAAGTAGCACGAGCCGCAGTAGATGTTGAACGGCACCATCACCCGGTCTCCCGCCCGCAGGCTCTCCACCGAGGCGCCGACCTCCTCCACCACCCCGACGATCTCGTGACCGAAGGTGTGCCCGATGCGGGTATCGGGCATCATGCCGTGGAAGAGGTGGAGATCCGACCCGCACACGGCGGCTCTCGTGACCCGGACGATCGCGTCGTTGGGGTGTTGGATCGTCGGATCAGGTTTCTCCTCGACGCGGATCTTGTACGGTCCGCGGTAGGTCATCGCCTTCATCGGATGCTCCTTCGCTACGTGGAGTGACCGACGCTAGGCGCCGCCTCGAGGATGACTCAGGGCATTGACGGATGGCGCCGGGGAGCGTAGCGGGCCGAAGTCAGGCCCTGGGCGGGGACCCGATCTCCGCGCGTGCCCGGCGGCTGCGGGCTGCAAGCCAGAGGCCACCGAGGACCGCGGCGAGGAGCGAGCCGACGAGCACGCCGATCTTCACGTGATCGTCCGCGACGCTGCTGCTGCCGTACGCGAGCTCGCCCACCAGCAGCGAGACCGTGAACCCGATGCCCGCGAGCAGGGACATGCCCGCGAGATCCGGCCAGCGCAGCGACTCATCGAGGCGCAGGGCCGGTACGCGACTCAACAGGAAGGTCGTGAGCAGGATGCCGACGGGCTTCCCGAGCACGAGGCCCACGATGATCCCGAGCGTGATCGGGTCGGTCAGGGCCGAGACGAGACCCTCCACACCGCCGATCTCGACCCCGGCCGCGAAGAACGCGAACACCGGCACGGCGACGAGGGTCGCCACGATGCCCCAGCGGTCGGCGAAGTGCGCGGCGAGACCGTCGTACACCGGAGCGCCGTCGGCGTCCGTCGCGGTGCGCACCCGCGCGCGTGCCGTCGGACGCACGGGGACCATGAAGCCGAGCAGCACGCCGGCGACCGTGGCGTGCACCCCGGACGCATGCACGAACGCCCAGACGGCCAGGGCGAGGGGAAGCAGGATCCACCAGGACCGGATGCCGTTCTGCACAGCGAGTGCGAAGCCCGCGAGGGGCAAGAGCGCGAGGATCAGCCAGGGGAAGCTGATGGTCTCGGTGTAGAACGTGGCGATGATCGTGATGGCGATGAGGTCGTCGATGATCGCGAGCGTGAGCAGGAACACCCGCAGGGCGGGCGGCAGGAAGCGGCCGACGACGGCGAGCACCGCGATCGCGAACGCGATGTCCGTGGCTGTCGGGATCGCCCATCCGCGGAGGACCTCGGCGCCCGACGAGGCGTTGATCGCGACGAAGAAGAGGGCGGGGACGATGACGCCGCCCACCGCGGCGGCGATCGGAAGCGCGGCACGGCGCGGGTCGCGGAGGCGTCCGGCGACGAACTCCTCCTTCAGCTCCAGTCCGACGACGAAGAAGAACACCGCGAGCAGACCGTCGGCGGCCCAGGCGCCGACACTGAGCTCGAGGTGCCACTCCGGGATCCCGAAGCGGAAGTCCCTGATGGCCTCGTACCAGGGGGCGGCGGGGGAGTTGGCGAGGATCAGGGCAGCGAGCGTGGCGGTCAGAAGGAGACCGCCGCCGAGCACGTCGCTGCGGGCGGTGGAGCGGATGCCGCGCCAGAGCTCATGCGGCGCGAGACGGAAACGGGCAGGGGACGACGAAGAAGACACAGGGATACCTCACGGCAGATGGATGGGTGGCGCGATGTCGCCGCACCCGTCCGGGCGCGGCCTATCCCCGTGGCGGCGGGCAGCCGGCGATCTCGCCGTGCGAGAGGGTGCCCCAGACGCTCGTCCACCCGTTGGTGCCGGGGTGCAGCACCACGCGCATCCACTCCGTCATCGGCGTCGCGGACGACAGACGGCGCGGGGCGCGCGTCGAACCGGCGATGAGGAGGGAAGGCACGGATCCAGGCTACCGGTCGGGCGGCGGGCCCGCTGAGCGACCTCCGGGGGAACGAGAAGAGGGACCGTCCGTCTGGACGATCCCTCTTGCTGTACGTGGGTTGTACGCGGAACCCGTTCTCCCCTGTGAATTCAAGGGTTCTGACCGTCCGCTTACTCACCGATCCTCCACCGACCGCGTCGTAATCCTCTGTTCAACGTCAGGCTA includes:
- a CDS encoding zinc-dependent alcohol dehydrogenase; its protein translation is MKAMTYRGPYKIRVEEKPDPTIQHPNDAIVRVTRAAVCGSDLHLFHGMMPDTRIGHTFGHEIVGVVEEVGASVESLRAGDRVMVPFNIYCGSCYFCRRGLFSNCHNVNPNATAVGGIYGYSHTTGGYDGGQAERVRVPFADVGPSVIPEWLASEDALLLTDAFSTGYFGAQQADIAEGDTVVVFGAGPVGLAAARSAWFLGAGRVIVVDHLDYRLEKARDFAFAETMHLHEAGDIVLALKKATGYLGADVVIDAVGAEADGSVVQHVTAAKLKLQGGSPVAVNWAIDSARKGGTVSILGAYGPLVTSVRLGDIMNKGLTVRGNQAPVKRQWPRLLEHIQAGHIRPSELLTHRFPLEHIAEAYHVFSSKLDDCIKPLIVVGEE
- a CDS encoding heavy metal translocating P-type ATPase; the encoded protein is MSTSHHDHSAHGHPGGAGTGTHADHTGHAEHAAPGDHTDHAGHSAHAGHGGHAGHGGHGDHVAQFRRLFWIMLVLAVPTVLLSGMFAMIVGYPLPDIPGLAWVSPVLGTVMYVWGGKPFLTGAVSEIRARQPGMMLLIGLAITVAFVASWGASLGLLHHELDFWWELALLIVIMLLGHWIEMRSLAQTTSALDSLAALLPDEAERVEGDQVVRVAPSDLRVGDVVVVRPGGSIPADGRIVDGRASMDESMVTGESRTVTRTTGDAVTAGTVATDSGLRVEITATGDDTTLAGIQRLVTEAQNSSSRAQRLADTAAGWLFWFALGAAAITAVVWSAVGLPDDAVIRTITVLVIACPHALGLAIPLVVSIATERAARGGVLVKDRLALESMRTVDTVLFDKTGTLTKGEPVVSEVSVAGAETAEEVLALAAAAEADSEHPLAKAIVRAARDKELRVPASRDFSSSPAVGVTATVDGAVIRVGGPHLLTEEDAHELPVAEGWRADGAIILHVLRDGRVIGALKLADEVRPESRDAVDALHALGVQVVMITGDAEAVAHTVAADLGIDRVFAGVRPEDKAAKVQELQHEGRRVAMVGDGVNDAPALAQADVGLAIGAGTDVAIASAGVILAGDDPRSVLSVIELSRASYRKMTQNLWWAAGYNLLSVPLAAGVLAPIGFVLPMSVGAVLMSLSTIVVALNAQLLRRLDLRPEVVTAGILQR
- the nhaA gene encoding Na+/H+ antiporter NhaA, producing the protein MSSSSSPARFRLAPHELWRGIRSTARSDVLGGGLLLTATLAALILANSPAAPWYEAIRDFRFGIPEWHLELSVGAWAADGLLAVFFFVVGLELKEEFVAGRLRDPRRAALPIAAAVGGVIVPALFFVAINASSGAEVLRGWAIPTATDIAFAIAVLAVVGRFLPPALRVFLLTLAIIDDLIAITIIATFYTETISFPWLILALLPLAGFALAVQNGIRSWWILLPLALAVWAFVHASGVHATVAGVLLGFMVPVRPTARARVRTATDADGAPVYDGLAAHFADRWGIVATLVAVPVFAFFAAGVEIGGVEGLVSALTDPITLGIIVGLVLGKPVGILLTTFLLSRVPALRLDESLRWPDLAGMSLLAGIGFTVSLLVGELAYGSSSVADDHVKIGVLVGSLLAAVLGGLWLAARSRRARAEIGSPPRA